From a region of the Labrus mixtus chromosome 5, fLabMix1.1, whole genome shotgun sequence genome:
- the rflna gene encoding refilin-A — translation MVGHLHLQAMDDSLKGKNREGLLDSPDSGLPPSPSPPFCSLSPGLIESRSGSCTTPVESHHGFYKKENREGKLLPYLLLNSTGTDPKTRMHPVFFGESIEVNPKPEQEIKCNSEVKYDSDKHYRDQVYCAPVPTATSFSETVVAVRDCTWRSYKSQVYLEPRQKPISYRSTTIIYPKHAKNTYRTTLNYNATGSRRWFVSTVQLESSEDTSPCIIYTEDL, via the exons ATGGTGGGGCACCTACATTTACAAGCGATGGATGATAGTCTAAAAGGAAAGAACCGAGAAGGGCTACTCGACAGTCCGGATTCGGGTCTGCCACCCAGTCCCAGTCCGCCcttctgctccctctctccgGGTCTGATCGAGTCGCGCTCCGGCAGCTGCACGACGCCCGTCGAAAGCCATCATGGAttttataaaaaggaaaacagagaagGCAAACTG CTGCCCTACCTGCTGCTGAACTCCACAGGGACGGACCCAAAGACTCGCATGCACCCTGTGTTCTTTGGAGAAAGCATCGAGGTCAACCCCAAACCAGAACAGGAGATCAA gtGCAACTCAGAGGTCAAGTACGACTCCGACAAGCATTACCGGGACCAGGTCTACTGCGCCCCTGTTCCAACTGCAACCTCCTTCAGTGAGACAGTGGTGGCTGTGCGAGACTGCACCTGGAGGAGCTACAAGTCCCAGGTGTACCTGGAGCCACGGCAGAAGCCCATCAGCTACCGGAGCACCACCATCATCTACCCGAAACACGCAAAGAACACTTACCGCACTACGCTCAACTACAATGCTACTGGGTCACGCCGCTGGTTTGTGTCCACGGTGCAGCTGGAGTCAAGCGAGGATACGAGTCCCTGTATCATCTACACAGAGGACCTGTAG